The Candidatus Zixiibacteriota bacterium genome segment ACACTCATTCGGTCTTAAGCGATGGGGCACTCCTGCCTGCGGAGCTGGCACGCCGGGCTTATGTTGCCGGTTATAGAGCTATTGCGATCACGGATCACGTTGATTCCGGTAATCTTGCCCTTGTTCTGGCTCAACTTATAAAGGTTTCAAAAGACCTGAATAAATATATGAGGATAAAAGTCTTGCCTGGTGTCGAAATCACGCACGTTCCTCCTCAACAGATACCAGAGCTGGCAGAGTTGGCTCGAAAATTCGGAGCAAAGATTATTGTGGTTCACGGAGAGTCGCCAGTCGAACCAGTGATCCCTGGTACTAATTTAGCTGGACTGGAAAGCGACCTCGACATTTTGGCTCATCCGGGTTTGATAACTGAAAAGGAAGTCAAGCTGGCAAGAAGGAGAGGAACATATCTTGAGCTTTCTGCCCGAAGAGGTCACTCTCTGACTAATGGTCATGTGGCTAAACTTGCTCGCAAAGTTGGGGCGAAATTAGTCATCAATACGGATGCTCATTCTCCTTCTGACCTTTTCACCGAAGACATCTTGAGAAAAGTTGGTCTGGGTGCGGGTCTTTCAGAAAAAGAATTCAAGGGCGTTCTGCAAAATTCTATAGAACTTTTAAGAAAAAGAAGGTGATATGAAAATAAAATTTACCAAGCTCCAGGCTTTGGGGAATGACTATATCTATATAGATTCTTTTAAACAGAATCTTACAGGTTTAAATCTTAGAGATTTATCCAGAAAGATTACCGATCGACACTTCGGGGTAGGCGGAGATGGGCTGATCATCATTCGCAAAGGGAGAAAGGCTCCATTCAGAATGGAGTTTTACAATCCGGATGGGACTCCCGCCCAGATGTGCGGAAACGGGGTGAGATGTTTTGCCAGGTATGTGTGCGAACATGGTCTATGCAGGAAAAGAAAAATCGAGATAGAAACCAAAGATCGGATCATAGAAGCTGAGGTTCTAAAAAGGACTGGTGAGTTTATAATAAAAGTCGATATGGGTGAGCCTATCCTGGAAAGAAAGAAGATTCCTGTGAATGGGAAGGGCAAATTCTGCATTAACGAGGAGATAAAGGTCGATGATCGATCGATCAATATAACCAGCGTTTCTATGGGTAACCCGCATACTCTCATCCTCGTAGATAGATTTGAAGAAGGCTGGCAGAAGTTAGGTGCAATGGTGGAAAAGCATCCGATCTTTCCTGAGAAAACCAATGTGGAATTCGTCAAAGTCTTAAATCGTAAAAAGATACAGTTGCGGGTCTGGGAAAGGTCAGCCGGGGAGACTATGGCATCCGGAACCGGTGCTTCTGCAGGTTTAGTCGCCTGTGTTTTGAATAATAAAACCGATAGAGAGGTTTTAGCTTATTTCCCAGCCGGATGTCTAAAAGTGAGCTGGGATGAGAAAAATAATCATATCTATGTGATTGGACCGACGGATGAAGTGTTTTCGGGGATATATGAATATAAAAGTCAATGACGAATGACGGATATCGAATAAAAACGTAGCCTCGGGCTTCACGCCCGACGTGGAAAAACTTCACGAAAATGAAGAAAACCAGCAAAACCCAACATTACTCAACTCTCCTCGCTGACCTTGCTTCTCTGATTGAGCAGGGGCGTAAGGCGGTGGTGCGGTATGTTAATACTGTTCTGGTGGCTACTTACTGGCTTGTCGGGAGAAGGGTTGTGGAGTATGAGCAGAAGGGGAAAGAAAGGGCGGAGTATGGAGAATTACTTCTTGAGCAACTATCACGGGACCTTACAAGTAAATTTGGTAAGGGATTTGGAAGGGAAAACCTGCGTTTGATGCGCCAATTCTATCTTATATATAAGGATACTCGAATTTCCCAGACAGTGTCTGGGAAATTGTTAACTAAAAAATCCCAGACGGTGTCTGGTAAATTATCGAAGAATAAAAAAGAGCAGACGCTGTCTACCGAATTAATGATAATATTTCGGACACCGTCTGAAGTATTTCAGAAAGGCTTGACACAGTATAGCCAATCCGAAATATGGAACACCCTGTGTGCGAAATTCTCTCTTTCCTGGTCTCATTATTGCCTCCTTCTTCGCCTGAATGAACCTTACAAACGAGAATTCTATGAAGCCGAATCTATCCGGGGAAACTGGTCAGTGAGGCAGCTCGACAGACAAATTCAATCCATGCTTTACGAACGGACTGCACTATCTAAGAGAAAGCTGACAGTCATCGCTAAAGCACACGAAAAACCTGTTACCCTCAAGCCCGAGGACGAAATTAAAGACCCTTATGTTCTGGAGTTTCTTGGATTGAAAGATGAGTATTCAGAGTCACAATTGGAAGAAGCTTTAATTAAACATCTGGAACATTTTCTGCTTGAATTGGGAGTTGGTTTTACCTTCGTTGCCAGACAAAAAAGGATTACCCTTGAGGGGAGCCATTATCGTCTGGATCTTCTTCTTTATCATCGAGTCTTGAGATGCCTGGTAGCGATAGATTTGAAGATCGGTGAGTTTACCCACGCAGATGCAGGGCAGATGAATTTGTACTTGAATTATCTAAAAGATAAAGAAAAGTTAATTGGAGAAAATAAGCCGGTTGGGATTATTCTTTGTACTGACAAAAAGAAAACAGTTATTGAATATGCTTTGGGCGGAATGAATAACAAGATATTTGCTTCAAAGTATAAACTCCAATTGCCTGCTCCCGAAGTCTTGAAAGCTGAGATTGAACACGAAAGACAAAGGCTCTTGGAGATGAAAATTATTAAAGGCGAGACATAAGACGAAAAAATCGTCTTACGTCTCACGTTAGTTATGACCAATACAATCCAAACTGGCATAAGTAATTACATCCATCACTTAAAGTTATTCTCTAAGAACGCCAGGCTGTTCTTACTGGGCGCTTTTTTTATCGGGCTGGCGTTTGCGGGGTTTCAGCTTCTGCTTAATCTATATTTAAAAGAGCTTTCTTTTGGTGAAAGCGCTATTGGTCAGATTTTGTCGATGAATGCCTGGGGTGCGGTTGTTATTACACTGCCAGTTGCATATATTCTGCAAAGAATCCAGATCAAAAAAGTACTTATCATCGCTACCATTTTGGCTGCGGCATTATATTTTCTTCAGGCAAGCATCCTGGGACTTAAAGGATTACTTTTAGTCAGTTTTTTCTTAGGGATGAGCGTGGCTTCTTACCGGGTGGCGGCTGCTCCTTTCTTTATGAAAAACAGCACCCCGCAGGAAAGAACCTATCTTTTCAGTATGAATTTCGGGATAATGATCTTCGCCGGGATTGTGGGGAGTTTAGGGGGAGGATATCTGGTGAGCCTGCTTAACAGCTTACTTGGCGATCAGGTCTGGGCTTACCGGGGCTCACTTTATGTAGCAATTCTTTTCGGCTTGGTTGGTCTAATTCCTTTTTATCTGATACGGCACGAGGAGACTCGGAGCAAAAATGAAGAAAGTCTGGCTTGGGATTTCAAACTTCTAAAAGAAAGAGGAGGATTACTTCTAAGACTTTGCATTCCTTTTTTCATTTTAGGCCTGGGTGCAGGACTGATCATCCCCTTTTTGAACCTTTATTTCAGGGACAGGTTTGGTCTGCCTGCGAAGGACATTGGTATTTATTATGCGCTTTTGCAGGTTTTCATGCTGGCGGGAATTATATTAGGTCCGGTGCTGTCCAAAAAGGTAGGGATGATCAAGAGCATCGTCTATACTCAATTAGCTTCCATTCCTTTTATGCTCTGCCTGGCTTTCAGTTATCTTCTGCCTCTGGCTGTTCTGGCATTCCTTTTAAGAGGTGCTTTGATGAATATGAGCCAGCCGATCTCAACTAATTTCTCTATGGAGAAGGTAAACGAGAAAGAACAACCGTTGACTAACAGTCTAACTGCTTTAGCCTGGACTCTGTCCTGGGGGATAAGCGCAAGCTTCGGCGGGAAGCTTATCCAATCCTCCGGGTATGTTTTACCATTATTAGTCGCCACGGGGCTTTACATTATCTCCAGCATTCTTTATTTTTACTTTTTCTCCGGTAAGGAGGACCGGGAATTGGGTAAAGCAAAGCCATTTATTCTAGAAGCAGAGACTCAGAAAGTTCCAGCGGATTTCAAATATGAGTAACGAGGGGAAAGGAGCAGGTAGCAAGTAGCTTGTAGCTAAAAGGAAAAAAGATGAATAATTTTGTGCAAGAGATAATAGAAATAATAAAAAGCAAGATAGAATTTCCTCCTGAGAAAATTGAAGCTCTTATCGAAGTGCCACCGGAGGAGAAGTTCGGGGATTATGCTTTTCCCTGTCATATTTTAAGCAAAGAACTGAAGAAGCCTCCTCAAGAAATTGCTTCTAAACTCTCTTCAGAGCTTATGCCTAAAGAGCTGATTGAACAGATTTATCCGATTGGACCTTATATCAATTTCAAGGTAAACCGTGAGAAATTCGCAGAGTATGTGCTACAGGAAATATTTGAAAGAGATTTGGATTATGGCTCAGGTACTCAGGGAAAAGGGAAGACCATAGTGATGGATTATTCTCACCCCAATATCGCCAAGCCTTTTGGGATCGGGCATCTCAGGTCAACTGTGATCGGGAATGCTCTGTACAATATCTTCAGAAAATTAGGATATGAGGCTATAAGGATAAATCATCTGGGAGACTGGGGAACTCAATTCGGTAAGGTCATAGCCGCATATAAGATGTGGGGAGAAGAGAAGGAGCTTACCACTGATCCGATCGCAACCCTCTATGACCTTTATGTTAAGTTTCACCGGGAAGCAGAAGGAAAACCTGAATTAGAGGAAGAAGCCAGAAGGTGGTTTAAGAAATTGGAGGACGGAGACGGTGAGGCTTTAGAGCTCTGGGAGAAGTTCAAAAATTTCAGCTTAGATGAGTTTAATCGAATCTACAAGATGCTGGACATCTCCTTTGATTCCTATGCAGGTGAGAGCTTCTACAATCAGTTCATAGAAAAGACCGTTGATAAAATGAACCAGATGGGGCTGACAGAAATGAGTCAGGATGCCCTGATTGTCAATTTGGAAAAATATGGTATGCCTCCCTGTCTTATCCGAAAAAAAGATGAGGCAAGTCTGTATGCCACGCGAGATATCTGTGCGGCAATTTACAGGTATGAAACTTATCATTTCGACAAAGCACTTTATGTCGTGGGCAGTGCCCAGAAGCTTTATTTCCAGCAACTCTTCAAGGTCTTAGAGCTTATGGGGTATGCCTGGGCAAAGGATTTGGTGCATGTTGATTTCGGCTGGGTGAAATTTAAGCAGGTGATGATGTCTACCCGGAAAGGGAACATTGTCTTATTAGAAGATGTGCTAAATAAGTCGATTGATTTAGCCCTGAAGATAATAAAGGAGAAGAACCCGGAGTTAGAGAATAAGGAGAAAGTCGCATTTGATGTGGGTATAGGTGCGGTTATATTTGCCAATCTTTTCACCCGGAGGAATAAGGATATCGATTTTGACTGGGACAAGGTCCTAAATTTTGAAGGTGAAACCGGGCCTTATGTTCAATATACCCATGCCAGATTGTGCAGTCTGATTCGCAAATCTCAGGAGCGTTATGGGACGAGGCCCGAATTTGAGAAGTTCCTTATGCAGTTTCTTTCGACTCAGGATGAACATAGCCTAGTCAGAAAGTTGGAGGATTTCCCCAGAAAGATAAAACAGGCTGCTCATCAATATGATCCCGCTATAATCTGTTCTTATTTACTAGAACTTTCATCCCTATTCAATCGGTTTTACCAGAAGGAGAGAATCATAATTGAGAATGTAAACTTAACCAAAGGCAGAATGCTATTGGTCAGAGCAGTTCAGACTGTGATTAAATCAGGTTTGAGTATATTGGGAATTAAATCTCCGGAGAAGATGTAAGAAGTTAGACGGAAGACGTAAGACGAAAAACGGTAAACCCATGTTGCCCTCAACATGGGTCGATGCTCAGAGAACCCCACCTTTCCTACGGATCCAAATTCGGAGAGGGCAAGGTGGGGTTACTGATTTTTACAAACGGACAAACAATCAAACTTTTGAACTGTATTTAAGATAATTATGAACAAAGAGGAATTAAAGCTGGAGATAGGCAGGATCAGGGACTCTGTGGGGACTCTCCTTGAGATCAGAGGGGTCTATTATGATGGCCAGAATATCACTATTTTAGGCTCTCCCTGGTTTCCGATGGAGGACTGGCAGGATGACGTAACAAGACGCCTCTCGGAAATAGGATATAATGTAAGGTTCGACCAGAACGGGACCCAAACTATTATGGAGCTTTCCAGAATCGGAAAGGTGGTCAAGCCTTCTTTACCCTGGGTCAATATAATCCTTTTCTTCTTGACTGTCCTGACGACTTTCGCCACTGGTGCCTTTATGGAAAATCAGGACATCTCTAAAAATCCTTTCCTGATTTATAGAGGAGCGACTTTTGCAGTGCCTCTGCTTTTGATTTTGCTGTTTCACGAGTTCGGGCACTATATTATGTCCAGAAAAAGCAGAATAAAAGTCTCTTTGCCTTATTTCATTCCCGGCATACCCGGGCTGAATATACTGGGAACATTCGGGGCGATAATTCGTTCAAAAGCTCCTTTTAAAAATAGAAAGGAGCTTCTGGACGTAGGCGCAACAGGTCCTATTGCCGGATTTGTGGTCTCGGTTATAGCTCTGGCTTTGGGGCTGGCAACGTCTCAGGTTGTAAAAGAGATCCCAGGTCAGGGGATTATGCTGGGAGATTCCTTAGCCTTTAAATTAGTCTCCTGGTTAGTTATGAAAGAGGTTCCAACCGGATATGACACCCTTTTAAGCCCTATGGCTTTTGCAGGTTGGGCTGGATTACTGGTGACGATGCTTAATCTTCTCCCTATCGGACAATTAGATGGTGGGCACATCGCTTATGCCCTATTCGGCAAAAAGCAAAAAATAATTGCCCGAATTATAGTTTTGAGCTTGATACCTTTAGGGATTTTCCTGTGGCAGGGATGGCTTATCTGGCTGGTTCTGGCTTTTATCGTCAGGATACCTCATCCGCCGACTTTGAATGATGCGGTTCCTCTGGATAATAACAGAAAAGTAGTCGGCTGGATTTCCCTCATCATTTTTATCCTCTGTTTTTCACCAGCACCGATCAGGTTGCATTAATTATTTTTGCAGGAACTGAAGTTAACCCCTCCCTGCCCCCTCTACAGGGGAGGGAAATAAAATTCCCTCTCCTTTTAGGAGAGGGTTAGGGTGAGGTCAATCTTTTTTTATAATGTCAGGAGAGGAACTCCTGACACAACAATCATGTTTTTTTAGGACAGAACAATGTTCTGTCCCTACAGAGAGGCGGGATTATCCTACTCTATTCTCTGGGCGGTCTTGATTATCCCGTATGCCCCTTCATCTAAATAAGCCATCAGTTTCAGGTATTTGTACCTTTCCTCTAAAGTTCCCTCGATGGCTTTCTTGTCAATTGAGGCTAAAAGGACTTTTCCGAAGATTATGATCTCCTCCCCGTATTTCTTGGTCCAGTCCAGAGAACATTCCAGATGGGCTTTGCATTCTGCGATTCTGGGGGTTGTTATCTTGACCGATTTTAGGGGAGTCAAGCCAACCTTCTCGATTTCCTTTGAGTCCTGGCCCTTTGACTCCGAAGCTTTCCAGATTTTATTTGCCAGCTCAGCCCCGGGGATGTTTATCACGAATTCTCCGGTGGAGAGAATGTTTTTTGAAGTGTCATGGTTGACATTGCATCCAAACCCCACGATGGCTGGCTTCCTGGCAAAAATAGAGATCCAGCTTTTGGGAGCAACGTTAGGAATTTTCTCCCGGTTTATGGATGTGACCAGAACTACCTGGCCAATCAACGGGAAATGGATATTATCCAGCATCGGAAAAGTATTTGTCTCATTCAAACCCCTGATCTCAAAATCGATTTTCTCCTGAATCTTTTTTCTCATTTCGTTCCTCGCTTATATTTAGATTCTGTCAAATCCGTTTAAGATTTAAAAGCGTCTTTTTAAAGACAGGACGTTCTTCCTCTCGAGGTATTAATTTTACAGGTAACCGGGATTGGGATTCCCTTAAGGATGTTATAATATATTCTCACAAACTTGCTTGTCAACTGGAAAATGCAGATTTTCTAAAAAGAGTAAGGCTGCGGGATTGTATGCTCAAGATCATTAAGAATTGCATTTTTGTGAAATAGTTTGCACAGGAGGTTTGGTATCCCGTCGCATCAAGTCAAGTTCAAATGGATTTGTGTTTTTGACTCAATTAAGTCAAAGTTAGATTGAAGATTATGACCTGTGCAAAAAGTCAACAATAAAAGCTTATTGCTCTAATATGGCATAGAGCTTGCATTTTAATAAGTTGAATTTTAACCAGGAGGTCTTATGAAAAAACTGTTCATTTTTTTAACAGTAATTTTATTCTTTTTTTTGACATCAATCTCCTCGTTCGCCAAGGCAGGTGATCCATTATGCTATGCTTCTATCTCCGGAAAAGTGACGGACCAGAAAACCGGAAAGCCATTAGTTAAGGCTTTTGTGATGGCAGACAAGTTAGACGGTCGGAAATTAGTCGCCCGTACTGATTCTTCCGGGGTTTATCTGTTAGACAAACTTTCTGCAGGGAGATATGAGCTTTCAGCATTTGCTTTTGGATACTTTCTCGAAGTTTATCCTGAAACCCTGGAGGTTGAGTCAGGTGATACCCTGACCGGAATCAATTTTGAGCTTAGCACTATGCCGACTGGATCAATTTCAGGCAGGGTGACAGACTCGTTGACTGGAAATCCTATTGCTAAAGCGAGGATTTTCGTTCACAATATCGAAGGATGCGAAAAATCTTTAGCTTTTTCCGATTCTGCTGGTTACTATTTTATCGATAAACTGCAAGCAGGAATGTACCGGGCAACTGCATTCGCCAGAGGGTATAAACCTCTAAAATATCATATCTCAATCGAAGTAGTAGCTGATTCGGTCAGCTCAGGAGTGGATTTCCAGATGAACAAGCATGGTAACCAGAGAGAGGGAAAAATTTTCGGACAGGCAAAAGACCAGGAAACAGATCTTCCCATCCCCTTTGCGATTGTCATAGCTTATTCAGCTTCTCCTGACCAGGAATATGAGCAGACTGCGGTAACGGACGAAGACGGGAAATATGTGCTGGAAGACCTACCGATTATATCATTTAAAATATTGGGCACAGCCACTGGATACATATCAGAATATTACAAAGAAGCTCTTCTGGAGGAAGACGCCCGTAAAGTGACTCCCACCTCCTCCCAGGTCGATTTCAGACTTTCCGGGATTCAGGAAGGGTTCCTCAACATCGGAGGAAAAATCACGCTGGATGGTGAACCTTTAGAGAACGCCACTATTTATGCTATTTCTAAAACAGAGCAACTTTCAAATTCGGAAGAGGTATCTGCTTTAAAGGTTAGCAGCACGTGTGGAAACATAGCCGCTTCTGCTGTCAGCGGGTCAGAAGGTGAATATTTGCTCGAAAAGCTCTTGCCTGGAACATATTATCTTCTGGTGACTTCACCTTATGGAACTGTAAACGGGCCTGAAGTAGAACTTAAATTCAAAAATATCTGCGGAGTTGACATAAACATCGGCAGATCAGACGTAAAAGAGGGCAATAATTCTTTACCCAAAAAAATATCCTTGAGTCAGAACTATCCTAATCCTTTTAACCCCGCAACCACCATACCATTCCAAGTTAGAAGTTTGGAGTTTGGCGTTGGGAGACCCGTACACACCTCCCTCACAATTTATAATCTGACAGGACAAAGGGTGAGGATTTTGCTGGACGAAGAAATGATGCCTGGAGATTATCAGGCTATCTGGGATGGGAAGGATGATAATGATAAAAAGGTAAGCTCAGGGATTTATTTCTACAGATTTAAGGCAGGAGATAATTCTGAAACCAGAAAGATGATAATGCTAAAATAGAACTATTTAACCTCG includes the following:
- the argS gene encoding arginine--tRNA ligase translates to MNNFVQEIIEIIKSKIEFPPEKIEALIEVPPEEKFGDYAFPCHILSKELKKPPQEIASKLSSELMPKELIEQIYPIGPYINFKVNREKFAEYVLQEIFERDLDYGSGTQGKGKTIVMDYSHPNIAKPFGIGHLRSTVIGNALYNIFRKLGYEAIRINHLGDWGTQFGKVIAAYKMWGEEKELTTDPIATLYDLYVKFHREAEGKPELEEEARRWFKKLEDGDGEALELWEKFKNFSLDEFNRIYKMLDISFDSYAGESFYNQFIEKTVDKMNQMGLTEMSQDALIVNLEKYGMPPCLIRKKDEASLYATRDICAAIYRYETYHFDKALYVVGSAQKLYFQQLFKVLELMGYAWAKDLVHVDFGWVKFKQVMMSTRKGNIVLLEDVLNKSIDLALKIIKEKNPELENKEKVAFDVGIGAVIFANLFTRRNKDIDFDWDKVLNFEGETGPYVQYTHARLCSLIRKSQERYGTRPEFEKFLMQFLSTQDEHSLVRKLEDFPRKIKQAAHQYDPAIICSYLLELSSLFNRFYQKERIIIENVNLTKGRMLLVRAVQTVIKSGLSILGIKSPEKM
- a CDS encoding carboxypeptidase regulatory-like domain-containing protein; protein product: MKKLFIFLTVILFFFLTSISSFAKAGDPLCYASISGKVTDQKTGKPLVKAFVMADKLDGRKLVARTDSSGVYLLDKLSAGRYELSAFAFGYFLEVYPETLEVESGDTLTGINFELSTMPTGSISGRVTDSLTGNPIAKARIFVHNIEGCEKSLAFSDSAGYYFIDKLQAGMYRATAFARGYKPLKYHISIEVVADSVSSGVDFQMNKHGNQREGKIFGQAKDQETDLPIPFAIVIAYSASPDQEYEQTAVTDEDGKYVLEDLPIISFKILGTATGYISEYYKEALLEEDARKVTPTSSQVDFRLSGIQEGFLNIGGKITLDGEPLENATIYAISKTEQLSNSEEVSALKVSSTCGNIAASAVSGSEGEYLLEKLLPGTYYLLVTSPYGTVNGPEVELKFKNICGVDINIGRSDVKEGNNSLPKKISLSQNYPNPFNPATTIPFQVRSLEFGVGRPVHTSLTIYNLTGQRVRILLDEEMMPGDYQAIWDGKDDNDKKVSSGIYFYRFKAGDNSETRKMIMLK
- a CDS encoding site-2 protease family protein, giving the protein MNKEELKLEIGRIRDSVGTLLEIRGVYYDGQNITILGSPWFPMEDWQDDVTRRLSEIGYNVRFDQNGTQTIMELSRIGKVVKPSLPWVNIILFFLTVLTTFATGAFMENQDISKNPFLIYRGATFAVPLLLILLFHEFGHYIMSRKSRIKVSLPYFIPGIPGLNILGTFGAIIRSKAPFKNRKELLDVGATGPIAGFVVSVIALALGLATSQVVKEIPGQGIMLGDSLAFKLVSWLVMKEVPTGYDTLLSPMAFAGWAGLLVTMLNLLPIGQLDGGHIAYALFGKKQKIIARIIVLSLIPLGIFLWQGWLIWLVLAFIVRIPHPPTLNDAVPLDNNRKVVGWISLIIFILCFSPAPIRLH
- a CDS encoding histidinol phosphate phosphatase domain-containing protein, with the translated sequence MIDLHTHSVLSDGALLPAELARRAYVAGYRAIAITDHVDSGNLALVLAQLIKVSKDLNKYMRIKVLPGVEITHVPPQQIPELAELARKFGAKIIVVHGESPVEPVIPGTNLAGLESDLDILAHPGLITEKEVKLARRRGTYLELSARRGHSLTNGHVAKLARKVGAKLVINTDAHSPSDLFTEDILRKVGLGAGLSEKEFKGVLQNSIELLRKRR
- a CDS encoding MFS transporter, which codes for MTNTIQTGISNYIHHLKLFSKNARLFLLGAFFIGLAFAGFQLLLNLYLKELSFGESAIGQILSMNAWGAVVITLPVAYILQRIQIKKVLIIATILAAALYFLQASILGLKGLLLVSFFLGMSVASYRVAAAPFFMKNSTPQERTYLFSMNFGIMIFAGIVGSLGGGYLVSLLNSLLGDQVWAYRGSLYVAILFGLVGLIPFYLIRHEETRSKNEESLAWDFKLLKERGGLLLRLCIPFFILGLGAGLIIPFLNLYFRDRFGLPAKDIGIYYALLQVFMLAGIILGPVLSKKVGMIKSIVYTQLASIPFMLCLAFSYLLPLAVLAFLLRGALMNMSQPISTNFSMEKVNEKEQPLTNSLTALAWTLSWGISASFGGKLIQSSGYVLPLLVATGLYIISSILYFYFFSGKEDRELGKAKPFILEAETQKVPADFKYE
- a CDS encoding flavin reductase family protein — its product is MRKKIQEKIDFEIRGLNETNTFPMLDNIHFPLIGQVVLVTSINREKIPNVAPKSWISIFARKPAIVGFGCNVNHDTSKNILSTGEFVINIPGAELANKIWKASESKGQDSKEIEKVGLTPLKSVKITTPRIAECKAHLECSLDWTKKYGEEIIIFGKVLLASIDKKAIEGTLEERYKYLKLMAYLDEGAYGIIKTAQRIE
- a CDS encoding PDDEXK nuclease domain-containing protein; the encoded protein is MKKTSKTQHYSTLLADLASLIEQGRKAVVRYVNTVLVATYWLVGRRVVEYEQKGKERAEYGELLLEQLSRDLTSKFGKGFGRENLRLMRQFYLIYKDTRISQTVSGKLLTKKSQTVSGKLSKNKKEQTLSTELMIIFRTPSEVFQKGLTQYSQSEIWNTLCAKFSLSWSHYCLLLRLNEPYKREFYEAESIRGNWSVRQLDRQIQSMLYERTALSKRKLTVIAKAHEKPVTLKPEDEIKDPYVLEFLGLKDEYSESQLEEALIKHLEHFLLELGVGFTFVARQKRITLEGSHYRLDLLLYHRVLRCLVAIDLKIGEFTHADAGQMNLYLNYLKDKEKLIGENKPVGIILCTDKKKTVIEYALGGMNNKIFASKYKLQLPAPEVLKAEIEHERQRLLEMKIIKGET
- the dapF gene encoding diaminopimelate epimerase → MKIKFTKLQALGNDYIYIDSFKQNLTGLNLRDLSRKITDRHFGVGGDGLIIIRKGRKAPFRMEFYNPDGTPAQMCGNGVRCFARYVCEHGLCRKRKIEIETKDRIIEAEVLKRTGEFIIKVDMGEPILERKKIPVNGKGKFCINEEIKVDDRSINITSVSMGNPHTLILVDRFEEGWQKLGAMVEKHPIFPEKTNVEFVKVLNRKKIQLRVWERSAGETMASGTGASAGLVACVLNNKTDREVLAYFPAGCLKVSWDEKNNHIYVIGPTDEVFSGIYEYKSQ